The Amycolatopsis mongoliensis genome includes a window with the following:
- a CDS encoding MCE family protein: MAHQLIDLGARARRRGRLRALALGVVLALVVSGVWPLVTAPAERTLTAYFAAAVGIYPNSDVRVLGVAIGSVSQVEPNGTDVKVTMTLEPDVRLPADAGAVVITPSLVADRYVQITPVYHGGPQLADGASIPRERTATPVEVDDLLHSLNQLMTALGPQGANKDGAVSDVLTKSAEYLNGNGQTIGEAIKNLGEFARAASDSKDDLFGSVDNISKFTAMLAANDGQVKQAISQIASLSKVLADQRDQFSGALTELTQALGVVQGFIKDNRGKVQSNVDKLADVTKVLVDQKDSLAEALQAAPNALTNLLGAYDRANGTIDGRGNLLEFPEPK; the protein is encoded by the coding sequence ATGGCGCACCAGCTCATCGACCTGGGGGCCCGGGCCCGCCGGCGCGGCCGGCTCCGGGCGCTCGCGCTCGGCGTGGTGCTCGCGCTGGTGGTCTCGGGCGTGTGGCCGCTGGTCACCGCGCCCGCCGAACGCACGCTGACCGCGTACTTCGCCGCCGCCGTCGGCATCTACCCGAACTCCGACGTCCGCGTGCTGGGCGTCGCCATCGGCTCGGTGTCCCAAGTGGAACCGAACGGCACCGACGTCAAGGTGACCATGACGCTGGAGCCGGACGTCCGGCTGCCCGCCGACGCCGGGGCCGTCGTCATCACGCCGAGCCTCGTCGCCGACCGGTACGTGCAGATCACGCCCGTCTACCACGGCGGACCGCAGCTGGCCGACGGCGCTTCGATCCCGCGGGAGCGCACCGCGACCCCGGTCGAGGTCGACGACCTCCTGCACAGCCTCAACCAGCTGATGACGGCGCTCGGCCCGCAGGGCGCGAACAAGGACGGCGCGGTCAGCGACGTGCTGACCAAGTCGGCCGAGTACCTGAACGGCAACGGGCAGACCATCGGCGAAGCGATCAAGAACCTCGGCGAGTTCGCGCGCGCGGCGAGCGACTCCAAGGACGACCTGTTCGGGTCCGTCGACAACATCAGCAAGTTCACCGCGATGCTCGCCGCCAACGACGGCCAGGTGAAGCAGGCCATCTCGCAGATCGCGTCGCTCAGCAAGGTCCTGGCCGACCAGCGCGACCAGTTCTCCGGCGCGCTGACCGAGCTGACCCAGGCGCTGGGCGTCGTGCAGGGGTTCATCAAGGACAACCGCGGCAAGGTCCAGTCGAACGTGGACAAGCTGGCGGACGTCACGAAGGTGCTGGTGGACCAGAAGGACTCCCTCGCCGAAGCCCTCCAGGCGGCCCCGAACGCCCTGACGAACCTGCTGGGCGCCTACGACCGGGCGAACGGGACCATCGACGGCCGCGGCAACCTCCTCGAGTTCCCGGAGCCGAAATGA
- a CDS encoding MCE family protein, producing the protein MKPPRIKPFRSRNPIAVGAVTALVMALAGSATFFSDDLPILGGGTTYKAEFHEAAGLKPNDEVRVAGVKVGEVTDVRLAGDHVEVLFRVKDTWVGNRTTAAIKIKTLLGQKNLVLDPVGNGELNPDQPIPPERTSSPYDVTEVFNDLASTVGAIDTNQLAQAFRVLSDTLGASAPSDVKTAFDGIAALSQTLASRDDELVKLFQNTNQVSKTLGERSDQIQALIRDGTTLLTELNARKDAIASLFSGIKNLSIQLRGLVADNQKTLGPALDQLDRVATVLQRNQGKLEDSLRLAGPFYRLLGNAVGNGRWIDTYICGLIPTGTTPGSCLPPKNGGR; encoded by the coding sequence ATGAAACCGCCCCGGATCAAGCCGTTCCGGTCCCGGAACCCGATCGCCGTCGGCGCGGTGACCGCGCTGGTCATGGCCCTGGCCGGCAGCGCCACGTTCTTCTCCGACGACCTGCCGATCCTCGGCGGCGGCACCACGTACAAGGCCGAGTTCCACGAGGCCGCCGGGCTGAAGCCGAACGACGAGGTCCGCGTCGCCGGGGTGAAGGTCGGCGAGGTCACCGACGTGCGGCTGGCCGGCGACCACGTCGAGGTGCTGTTCCGGGTCAAGGACACCTGGGTCGGCAACCGGACGACGGCGGCGATCAAGATCAAGACGCTGCTGGGCCAGAAGAACCTCGTGCTCGACCCGGTCGGCAACGGCGAGCTGAACCCGGACCAGCCGATCCCGCCCGAGCGCACCAGCTCGCCCTACGACGTCACCGAGGTGTTCAACGACCTCGCGAGCACGGTCGGCGCGATCGACACGAACCAGCTCGCGCAGGCGTTCCGCGTCCTGTCCGACACCCTCGGCGCGTCGGCACCCAGCGACGTCAAGACCGCGTTCGACGGGATCGCAGCCCTGTCGCAAACGCTTGCGTCCCGCGACGACGAGCTGGTCAAGCTGTTCCAGAACACCAACCAGGTGTCCAAGACGCTCGGCGAGCGTTCCGACCAGATCCAGGCCCTGATCCGCGACGGCACCACGCTGCTCACCGAGCTGAACGCCCGCAAGGACGCGATCGCGTCGCTGTTCAGCGGCATCAAGAACCTCTCGATCCAGCTGCGCGGGCTCGTCGCCGACAACCAGAAGACGCTCGGCCCGGCGCTCGACCAGCTCGACCGCGTCGCGACCGTGCTGCAGCGGAACCAGGGGAAGCTGGAGGACAGCCTGCGCCTGGCCGGCCCGTTCTACCGGCTGCTCGGCAACGCCGTCGGCAACGGCCGGTGGATCGACACCTACATCTGCGGGCTCATCCCCACCGGCACCACGCCGGGCAGCTGCCTGCCGCCGAAGAACGGGGGACGCTGA
- a CDS encoding MCE family protein produces the protein MRSVAGPAIKGLIFFLVTAVATGILAITIANSSVGATIGYSARFTDATSVNPGDEVRMAGVRIGQVDEVHVVEHRLADVAFSVDRAHRLTASASVTIRYRNLVGQRYLSVDPGATDTSPTLAEGAQIPLERTKPALDLTALFNGFKPLFQALSPNDVNQLSFEIIQVLQGEGSTIESLLQHTASLTSTLAGKDALIGQVIGNLNTVLDTVNAQGDQFDALVDTTAQLVTGLAADAKPIGQAIGGLGELTTATAGLLQQGRQPLKDSITALGDLSKNLADNTPVFQQFLDNLPKKLDRIGTLFSYGSWANFYLCSVETDAKPAPGGPPPGIPVTAARCR, from the coding sequence ATGAGGAGCGTCGCGGGCCCCGCGATCAAGGGCCTGATCTTCTTCCTGGTGACCGCGGTCGCCACCGGGATCCTCGCGATCACCATCGCCAACTCCAGCGTCGGCGCCACCATCGGCTACTCGGCCCGGTTCACCGACGCCACCTCGGTCAACCCCGGCGACGAGGTCCGGATGGCCGGCGTCCGGATCGGCCAGGTCGACGAGGTGCACGTCGTCGAACACCGGCTGGCCGACGTCGCGTTCTCCGTCGACCGCGCGCACCGGCTGACGGCGTCGGCTTCGGTCACCATCCGCTACCGCAACCTCGTCGGGCAGCGGTACCTCTCGGTCGACCCGGGGGCCACGGATACTTCGCCGACGCTCGCGGAAGGCGCGCAGATCCCGCTGGAGCGGACCAAGCCCGCGCTCGACCTCACCGCGTTGTTCAACGGCTTCAAGCCGCTCTTCCAGGCGCTGTCGCCGAACGACGTCAACCAGTTGTCGTTCGAGATCATCCAGGTCCTGCAGGGCGAGGGCAGCACGATCGAGAGCCTGCTGCAGCACACCGCGTCGCTCACGTCCACCCTGGCCGGCAAGGACGCCCTGATCGGCCAGGTGATCGGCAACCTCAACACCGTGCTCGACACCGTGAACGCCCAGGGCGACCAGTTCGACGCGCTCGTCGACACGACCGCGCAGCTCGTCACCGGCCTGGCCGCGGACGCGAAGCCGATCGGGCAGGCGATCGGCGGCCTCGGCGAGCTGACCACCGCCACCGCCGGCCTGCTGCAGCAGGGGCGTCAGCCGCTCAAGGACAGCATCACCGCGCTCGGCGACCTGTCGAAGAACCTGGCCGACAACACCCCGGTGTTCCAGCAGTTCCTCGACAACCTGCCGAAGAAGCTCGACCGCATCGGCACGCTCTTCTCCTACGGCTCGTGGGCGAACTTCTACCTCTGCTCGGTGGAGACCGACGCGAAACCGGCGCCCGGCGGGCCCCCGCCCGGCATCCCCGTCACGGCCGCGAGGTGCCGATGA
- a CDS encoding MlaE family ABC transporter permease produces MAILGKPGDRLFDLGDQLLFYVRALAAVPLAVTRYFREVVRLLAEVTFGSGALAVIGGTIGVMVGLCVFTGVTVGLQGFSALNQINISAMTGFLTAYFNTREIAPLVAGLALSSTVGSGFTAQLGAMRISEEIDALEVMAVRSMPYLVTTRIVAGFIAIIPLYVIGLLISYLGSRLTTVVFFGQSGGTYDHYFTLFLPPGDVLWSFGKVLVFSVGVILTHCFYGYRASGGPAGVGVAVGRAVRTSIVLISVLDLFLSLAIWGATTTVKVSG; encoded by the coding sequence GTGGCCATCCTCGGCAAACCCGGCGACCGGCTGTTCGACCTCGGCGACCAGCTGCTCTTCTACGTCCGCGCGCTCGCGGCCGTCCCGCTGGCGGTGACGCGCTACTTCCGGGAAGTGGTGCGGCTGCTGGCCGAGGTGACGTTCGGCAGCGGCGCGCTCGCGGTGATCGGCGGCACCATCGGCGTGATGGTCGGGCTGTGCGTGTTCACCGGCGTCACCGTGGGCCTGCAGGGTTTCAGCGCGCTGAACCAGATCAACATCTCGGCGATGACGGGGTTCCTCACCGCGTACTTCAACACCCGCGAGATCGCGCCGCTCGTCGCCGGGCTCGCGCTTTCGTCCACTGTGGGCAGTGGGTTCACCGCGCAGCTGGGCGCGATGCGGATCTCCGAGGAGATCGACGCGCTCGAGGTGATGGCCGTGCGGAGCATGCCGTACCTGGTCACCACCCGGATCGTCGCCGGGTTCATCGCGATCATCCCGCTCTACGTCATCGGCCTGCTGATCTCCTACCTCGGCTCGCGGCTCACCACGGTCGTCTTCTTCGGCCAGTCCGGCGGCACCTACGACCACTACTTCACGCTGTTCCTGCCGCCGGGTGACGTGCTCTGGTCGTTCGGCAAGGTGCTCGTCTTCAGCGTCGGCGTGATCCTGACGCACTGCTTCTACGGCTACCGCGCGTCCGGCGGCCCGGCCGGTGTCGGCGTCGCGGTGGGCCGGGCCGTGCGGACGTCGATCGTGCTGATCAGCGTGCTCGACCTCTTCCTGTCCCTGGCCATCTGGGGCGCGACGACGACGGTGAAGGTGTCGGGATGA
- a CDS encoding MCE family protein, with protein MKSLVKLAAVVTLALVTTGCGRGVSVYDIPLPGGAALGDHPIHVTASFTNVLDLVPQSGVKVNDVPVGQVVKVELAPDGHSAIVGLLLNGDVDLPGNAVARLRQASVLGEKFVELAPPDDATPTGRLLDGAAIPLDRSTLTPEIEEVFGALSLLLNGGGVAQVQNISHQLNDALGGRETAARSLLSSLDEFVKGLDEHRTEITRAIESVNKLAQTLNAHTDQITTTLNGLTPGIGVLNQQREALVGMLKSLDGLTSVAVDTVNKSKDDLVADLKALEPLLRRLADSGDKLPKAMEMIFTFPFPDAALDAIRGDYLNGFLKVGH; from the coding sequence ATGAAGTCCCTGGTCAAGCTCGCCGCGGTCGTGACGCTCGCGCTGGTCACCACCGGCTGCGGCCGCGGGGTCAGCGTCTACGACATCCCGCTGCCCGGCGGCGCCGCGCTCGGTGACCACCCGATCCACGTGACCGCGAGCTTCACGAACGTCCTCGACCTGGTGCCGCAGTCCGGGGTCAAGGTCAACGACGTGCCGGTGGGGCAGGTCGTCAAGGTCGAACTGGCGCCGGACGGGCACAGCGCGATCGTCGGCCTGCTCCTCAACGGCGACGTCGACCTGCCGGGCAACGCCGTCGCGCGGCTGCGGCAGGCCAGCGTCCTCGGCGAGAAGTTCGTCGAGCTGGCCCCGCCGGACGACGCGACGCCGACCGGCCGGCTCCTCGACGGCGCGGCCATCCCGCTGGATCGCTCCACTTTGACGCCCGAAATCGAAGAGGTCTTCGGTGCGTTGTCGCTGCTGCTCAACGGCGGTGGGGTGGCGCAGGTCCAGAACATCAGCCACCAGCTCAACGACGCTCTCGGCGGTCGCGAAACCGCGGCGCGCAGCCTGCTGTCCAGTTTGGACGAATTCGTGAAGGGGCTCGACGAGCACCGCACCGAGATCACGCGGGCCATCGAGAGCGTCAACAAGCTGGCGCAGACGCTCAACGCGCACACCGACCAGATCACCACGACGCTCAACGGCCTGACCCCCGGTATCGGCGTCCTCAACCAGCAGCGGGAGGCGCTGGTCGGGATGCTCAAGTCCCTGGACGGGCTGACCTCGGTCGCCGTCGACACGGTGAACAAGAGCAAGGACGACCTGGTCGCCGACCTGAAAGCCCTCGAACCGCTGCTGCGGCGGCTGGCCGACTCCGGGGACAAGCTGCCGAAGGCGATGGAGATGATCTTCACCTTCCCGTTCCCGGACGCCGCGCTGGACGCCATCCGCGGCGACTACCTCAACGGGTTCCTCAAGGTGGGCCACTGA
- a CDS encoding MlaE family ABC transporter permease, whose protein sequence is MTIQVQQRAANGLREFGRMCAMGLDIILAMFRRPYQVREFVQQFWFIASVSIAPAILVSIPFGAVISLQLGSLTSQIGAQQFNGAASVLAVVQQASPIVTTLIIAGAGGSAICADLGARSIREEIDAMEVLGVSPIHRLVVPRVQAAVCASVLLNGLVSVVGVLGGYFFNVIVQGGTPGAYLASFNALAQLPDLVVSSVKAVIFGYLAGVVASYRGLNPKGGPKGVGDVVNQSVVITFLLLFFVNTVLTALYLQLVPAKGT, encoded by the coding sequence ATGACGATCCAGGTGCAGCAGCGCGCCGCGAACGGCCTGCGCGAGTTCGGCCGCATGTGTGCGATGGGCCTCGACATCATCCTGGCGATGTTTCGCCGCCCGTACCAGGTGCGCGAGTTCGTCCAGCAGTTCTGGTTCATCGCCAGTGTGTCCATCGCGCCGGCGATCCTCGTCTCCATCCCGTTCGGTGCCGTGATCTCGCTGCAGCTCGGCTCGCTCACCAGCCAGATCGGCGCCCAGCAGTTCAACGGCGCGGCGAGCGTCCTGGCCGTCGTGCAGCAGGCCAGCCCGATCGTGACGACGCTGATCATCGCCGGCGCGGGAGGCAGCGCGATCTGCGCCGACCTCGGCGCGCGCAGCATCCGCGAGGAGATCGACGCGATGGAGGTGCTCGGCGTCTCGCCGATCCACCGCCTGGTCGTGCCGCGGGTGCAGGCCGCCGTCTGCGCGTCCGTGCTGCTCAACGGCCTGGTCAGCGTGGTCGGCGTGCTCGGCGGCTACTTCTTCAACGTCATCGTCCAGGGCGGCACGCCCGGCGCGTACCTGGCCAGCTTCAACGCCCTCGCGCAGCTGCCCGACCTCGTCGTCAGCTCGGTGAAGGCGGTGATCTTCGGCTACCTCGCCGGGGTCGTCGCCTCCTACCGCGGCCTGAACCCCAAGGGCGGCCCGAAGGGGGTCGGGGACGTCGTCAACCAGTCCGTCGTCATCACGTTCCTGCTGCTGTTCTTCGTCAACACCGTGCTCACCGCCCTGTACCTGCAACTCGTTCCGGCGAAGGGGACCTGA
- a CDS encoding MlaD family protein, producing MLTRFVRVQVTAFVVIAVLGVAYVGATYAGLDKVFFDRGYTVRAQFPTGGGIFTNAEVTYRGVPIGRVGELRLTPAGMEADLEIDAGTAPVPADTEAVVADRSAVGEQYVDLRPRTDGGPKLRDGSVLTQADTRIPLPVDVVLSTVDSFANSVPKPALRTVVDELYNATSDAGPALDQLVGRGIEFVQAASAHVAPLTRFVTDAHVVLDTQVQQAGAIREFGANAKLLASTLKQSDGDLRTLIPAVPAAANEVGALIRDSGPQLGVLLANLLTTADVLEARQGGLRQLLITAPEAVAAAAAVVRPDGAHFGLSLTFFDPPPCTTGYTTPYRNGLDTSTGPLNTAARCALPKGDPTNVRGSQNAPGGRP from the coding sequence ATGCTGACCCGGTTCGTGCGCGTCCAGGTGACCGCCTTCGTCGTCATCGCCGTCCTCGGCGTCGCCTACGTCGGGGCCACCTACGCGGGCCTCGACAAGGTGTTCTTCGACCGCGGCTACACCGTCCGGGCGCAGTTCCCGACCGGTGGCGGCATCTTCACCAACGCCGAGGTGACCTACCGCGGGGTCCCGATCGGCCGCGTCGGCGAGCTGCGGCTGACCCCGGCCGGGATGGAAGCCGACCTCGAGATCGACGCCGGCACCGCGCCCGTCCCGGCCGACACCGAGGCCGTCGTCGCCGACCGGTCGGCCGTCGGCGAGCAGTACGTCGACCTGCGGCCGCGCACCGACGGCGGCCCGAAGCTGCGGGACGGGTCCGTGCTCACGCAGGCCGACACGAGGATCCCGCTGCCGGTCGACGTGGTTTTGTCGACAGTGGACTCCTTCGCCAATTCGGTGCCCAAGCCCGCGTTGCGCACGGTCGTCGACGAGCTGTACAACGCGACGTCCGACGCCGGCCCGGCGCTCGACCAGCTCGTCGGCCGCGGCATCGAGTTCGTGCAGGCGGCGAGCGCGCACGTGGCACCGCTGACCCGGTTCGTCACCGACGCGCACGTCGTGCTCGACACCCAGGTGCAGCAGGCCGGCGCGATCCGCGAGTTCGGCGCCAACGCGAAGCTGCTCGCGTCGACGCTCAAGCAGTCCGACGGCGACCTGCGCACGCTCATCCCGGCGGTCCCGGCGGCGGCGAACGAGGTCGGCGCGCTGATCCGCGACTCCGGGCCCCAGCTGGGCGTGCTGCTGGCCAACCTGCTGACCACCGCGGACGTCCTCGAAGCGCGCCAGGGCGGGCTGCGGCAGCTGCTGATCACCGCGCCGGAGGCGGTCGCCGCGGCCGCCGCGGTGGTGCGGCCGGACGGCGCGCACTTCGGGCTGTCGCTGACCTTCTTCGACCCGCCGCCGTGCACCACCGGGTACACGACGCCGTACCGCAACGGCCTCGACACTTCGACCGGCCCGCTGAACACGGCCGCGCGCTGCGCGCTGCCGAAGGGCGACCCGACGAACGTGCGGGGTTCGCAGAACGCACCGGGAGGACGGCCGTGA
- a CDS encoding MCE family protein: MSRFGTQLAGVAFLGVLVLLGYLAVAIYDKDFDDSELVTLRADRLGNQLAPTAEVKVKGVPFGEVRAVRSTRTGAEIDLALDPAKIGMLPGNVSARLLPKTVFGERYVNLVLPDRPQGKLSAGDVIGQDHSANAIELERVLGDLLPLLRAVQPQKLNSSLGAISQALDHRGKPIGESIVQLQDLLAQVNPLMPQFKADITGLANAADVYTGAAPDILQALTDLSTTAKTIVDTRADLDNLYSSVTSATGHLNDFLRKNKDNIIGVSVESRPSLELLSQYSPEFPCLVDAVTRLKPLMEKALGKGTNEPGLHVTLTVQDPRGKYVPGRDTPRFDATGGPKCYGGGAAAPGAADGDLGPANSPGERQLVAELLKPTLGDVPDWSSVLIGPALRGTEVTVR; the protein is encoded by the coding sequence ATGAGCCGGTTCGGCACGCAGCTCGCCGGGGTCGCGTTCCTCGGCGTGCTCGTCCTGCTCGGCTATCTCGCGGTCGCCATCTACGACAAGGACTTCGACGATTCGGAGCTGGTGACGCTGCGGGCGGATCGCCTCGGCAATCAGCTCGCGCCGACCGCCGAGGTGAAGGTCAAGGGCGTGCCGTTCGGCGAGGTCCGGGCGGTGCGCAGCACGCGCACGGGCGCCGAGATCGACCTCGCGCTCGACCCGGCGAAGATCGGGATGCTGCCCGGGAACGTCTCCGCGCGGCTGCTGCCGAAGACGGTCTTCGGCGAGCGGTACGTCAACCTCGTGCTGCCGGACCGTCCACAAGGGAAGCTCAGCGCGGGCGACGTCATCGGGCAGGACCACTCGGCCAACGCGATCGAGCTGGAACGCGTCCTCGGTGACCTGCTGCCGCTGCTGCGGGCGGTCCAGCCGCAGAAGCTGAACAGCTCGCTCGGCGCGATCTCGCAGGCCCTCGACCACCGCGGGAAGCCGATCGGCGAGAGCATCGTGCAGCTGCAGGACCTGCTGGCCCAGGTCAACCCGCTGATGCCGCAGTTCAAGGCGGACATCACCGGGCTCGCCAACGCGGCCGACGTCTACACGGGCGCCGCGCCGGACATCCTGCAGGCGCTGACCGACCTGTCGACGACCGCGAAGACCATCGTGGACACCCGCGCGGACCTCGACAACCTCTACTCGAGCGTCACCAGCGCCACCGGGCACCTGAACGACTTCCTGCGGAAGAACAAGGACAACATCATCGGCGTCTCGGTCGAGAGCCGGCCGTCGCTGGAGCTGCTCTCGCAGTACTCGCCGGAGTTCCCGTGCCTGGTCGACGCGGTGACCCGGCTCAAGCCGCTGATGGAGAAGGCGCTCGGCAAGGGCACGAACGAGCCGGGCCTGCACGTGACGCTCACCGTGCAGGACCCGCGCGGCAAGTACGTGCCGGGCCGCGACACCCCGCGGTTCGACGCCACCGGCGGGCCGAAGTGCTACGGCGGCGGCGCGGCGGCCCCGGGCGCCGCCGACGGCGACCTGGGCCCGGCCAACTCGCCGGGTGAGCGGCAGCTCGTCGCCGAGCTGCTGAAGCCCACGCTGGGCGACGTGCCCGACTGGAGCAGTGTCCTCATCGGACCGGCGCTGCGCGGGACGGAGGTGACCGTCCGATGA